A window from Culex pipiens pallens isolate TS chromosome 3, TS_CPP_V2, whole genome shotgun sequence encodes these proteins:
- the LOC120430385 gene encoding ganglioside-induced differentiation-associated protein 1: MEETKIKRPEIVGDDSLVLYCNQYSYYCQKVLWALAEKDIKFTKYEVDVANDEHFSEWFLELNPRGELPVLQKGLMIVPGSGRILDFLEEKFPASKSLRLPLTADKKLASLKTTLDKLPIGVLTVGSFLHPNSVVSPKSPFVQPVRYTILERDESVSSRLRSYAESYPAFSNVLLKKAEFHERKREVLASSQYYASLLAGIDDFLTEVETLLAKASTTEWIAGDSCTLVDIGLGCLLYRLYVLGLEDRFWTGGKKPALEKYFRRILPSDNFQSTLPTKTTLLKTIWLNTPSTYKAGIAAFSFSSMIIGSTLLKR; the protein is encoded by the exons GTGCTGTGGGCACTCGCCGAAAAGGACATCAAGTTCACCAAGTACGAGGTTGACGTCGCAAATGACGAGCACTTTTCGGAATGGTTCCTCGAGCTGAACCCGCGGGGGGAGCTGCCGGTGCTGCAGAAGGGCCTCATGATCGTGCCGGGGTCGGGCCGGATTCTGGACTTTTTGGAGGAGAAGTTCCCGGCGA GTAAATCTTTGCGGTTGCCGCTCACTGCTGACAAGAAGCTGGCCAGTTTGAAGACAACGCTGGACAAGTTGCCGATTGGAGTGCTGACGGTGGGTTCGTTTCTTCATCCCAACTCGGTGGTTTCGCCCAAGTCCCCGTTTGTGCAGCCGGTTCGCTACACAATCCTGGAGCGTGACGAATCGGTGAGCAGTCGGTTGAGAAGCTACGCCGAATCGTATCCAGCGTTCAGCAACGTGCTGCTCAAGAAGGCCGAATTTCACGAGCGCAAGCGCGAAGTTCTCGCGAGCAGCCAGTACTATGCCAGTTTGTTGGCTGGAATCGATGACTTCCTGACGGAGGTTGAAACACTGCTGGCCAAAGCGAGCACAACCGAGTGGATCGCGGGAGATTCGTGCACGCTGGTCGACATCGGGCTGGGTTGTCTGCTGTACCGCTTGTACGTGCTAGGGCTGGAGGATCGATTCTGGACGGGGGGCAAGAAGCCAGCGCTGGAGAAGTACTTTCGCAGAATTTTGCCCTCGGACAACTTCCAGAGCACGCTGCCGACCAAGACGACCCTGCTGAAAACGATCTGGCTGAACACACCCTCGACGTACAAAGCAGGAATCGCGGCGTTTTCTTTCTCATCTATGATCATTGGATCGACGCTGCTCAAGAGATAA